The Chryseobacterium geocarposphaerae genome window below encodes:
- a CDS encoding NADP-dependent glyceraldehyde-3-phosphate dehydrogenase encodes MNSANTASFYEIFKTENEIPEEYKVPEIHQKVYLLNGELVEWNGEVQHIYSPVCIPTENGLERKLLGSVPNIGPDDAMKVLDACVKAYDNGLGEWPTMSVEGRIKCMQKFVYLMIQQRDLVIKLLMWEIGKTLADSTKEFDRTVDYINQTIDALKDLDRESSRFQQAEGTIAQIRRAPLGVVLSMGPFNYPLNEIFTTLIPALIMGNTILFKLPKHGVLAHYPLLNAFKEAFPKGTVNTLYGKGSEIITPIMESGKVNVLAFIGSSKVANGLKKLHPKVNRLRAILSLDAKNAAIVTKNADLDVAVSECILGSLSFNGQRCTALKLIFVQKDVAEAFTQKLTAAVSAMKPGLPWEKDVKITPLPEVNKPPYLKECIEDAVSKGAKVLNENGGFTEESFVFPAVVYPVNSDMKLYHEEQFGPVIPVVPFDDIEEPIDYQVNADHGMQVSIFSEDPVEVAKLIDPFVNLVSRVNINCQAQRGPDVFPFTGRKDSAEGTLSVFDALRSFSIRSLVAAKVTESNKELLNTIVRDHDSNFLSTDYIF; translated from the coding sequence ATGAATTCAGCAAATACAGCATCATTTTATGAGATATTTAAAACCGAAAATGAAATCCCGGAAGAATATAAAGTTCCGGAAATTCACCAGAAAGTTTACCTGTTAAACGGTGAACTGGTAGAATGGAACGGGGAGGTTCAACATATTTATTCTCCTGTCTGCATTCCTACAGAAAACGGATTGGAAAGAAAATTATTGGGAAGCGTCCCGAACATCGGTCCTGATGATGCCATGAAAGTTCTTGATGCCTGTGTAAAAGCCTATGATAATGGGTTGGGAGAGTGGCCGACTATGTCTGTGGAAGGAAGAATTAAATGTATGCAGAAGTTTGTGTATTTAATGATTCAGCAAAGAGATCTGGTGATTAAATTATTGATGTGGGAAATCGGGAAAACACTGGCCGATTCTACCAAGGAATTTGACAGAACAGTAGATTATATCAATCAGACGATCGATGCCTTAAAAGATTTAGACAGAGAATCTTCACGTTTTCAACAGGCAGAAGGAACAATTGCACAGATCAGAAGAGCTCCGCTTGGTGTTGTTTTGAGTATGGGACCATTCAATTATCCTTTAAATGAAATTTTTACCACCTTGATTCCTGCTTTGATCATGGGAAATACAATTTTATTTAAACTTCCAAAGCATGGTGTTTTAGCACATTATCCTTTATTAAATGCATTTAAAGAAGCTTTTCCTAAAGGAACGGTAAATACATTGTATGGAAAAGGTTCGGAGATCATTACTCCGATTATGGAAAGCGGGAAGGTGAATGTTTTAGCATTTATCGGTTCCAGTAAAGTGGCAAATGGACTGAAAAAACTGCATCCGAAAGTTAATCGTTTAAGAGCAATCCTGAGTTTAGATGCTAAAAATGCTGCCATCGTTACAAAAAATGCAGACCTTGATGTGGCTGTAAGTGAATGTATTTTGGGTTCACTTTCTTTTAACGGACAAAGATGTACGGCTTTAAAGCTAATTTTCGTTCAGAAAGATGTTGCGGAAGCGTTCACACAAAAGCTGACCGCAGCTGTTTCGGCAATGAAGCCCGGGCTTCCTTGGGAAAAAGATGTGAAGATCACACCCCTTCCGGAAGTAAACAAGCCTCCTTATCTGAAAGAATGTATTGAAGATGCAGTATCAAAAGGTGCAAAAGTGCTTAATGAAAACGGAGGATTTACAGAAGAATCTTTTGTTTTTCCGGCAGTGGTTTATCCGGTAAATAGTGATATGAAACTGTATCATGAAGAACAATTCGGACCGGTAATTCCTGTGGTTCCGTTTGATGATATTGAAGAGCCTATCGATTATCAGGTGAACGCCGACCACGGAATGCAGGTAAGTATCTTTAGTGAAGATCCTGTTGAAGTGGCTAAGCTGATCGATCCTTTTGTCAATTTGGTAAGTCGGGTAAACATCAATTGTCAGGCACAGAGAGGACCCGATGTCTTTCCTTTTACAGGAAGAAAAGACAGTGCGGAAGGTACACTTTCCGTTTTTGATGCCTTGCGTTCATTCTCGATTCGTTCTTTGGTAGCAGCAAAAGTGACAGAATCCAATAAAGAACTTCTGAATACAATTGTAAGAGACCACGACTCTAATTTCCTGAGTACGGATTATATTTTTTAA